From the genome of Streptomyces sp. NBC_01775, one region includes:
- a CDS encoding ATP/GTP-binding protein, translating to MSDLLFSLIEVSASTAAWIYQHALALTLAAAVLLAGAETVLARLARIAIRKRTRFRLVPARNFDPEPEELWRSAMQWSTAASAGPWWAPRRARTLRTCLRADGTTKRALDFYVEAPSAARHLLTTSAMSGIQVEPAPKQVSKELPHVVRAEFTIRGPQVARLREVPLVPDPLQPLVDAVGTLRTELGESVELCVDLQPVPPWQLRLRRGQRIAEARAFARRQAERDSRQAALASLSEDSFRAEFADFMHGDGGRPRRRVALPAKAQPVDRAKTLGKLAEGTGLVRVQILARCTAAHAGRAEQRMRHIGAALQVFAGDVRITQRGRQVGPWRLDANHRWLRSAFDSRWSSGLMTASRSAWLHATEIAGLLKPPTRHCRMPLRQRDLPVYTLGVPGLMPHGWYRGPDGRERLIATRLEETLVSVRSGKTAYGKTTQALTQMVALAHDGAGAGGLFVDPHGDAMRDVAPFLAHPHIGKRLWYLDLTGTGTNPRIGSWNTLGVERGQDPEQVAHAVVDAFADVLGWADATHPRALTLMTKAAEALVRLNTTLVREGKEQAQATLFQVEPLLTDTAWRQKVLAAAGLDKEAVRWWRTIFPTIPPDAYATVLNPIERLGRRSTVRAFLGRPTSSYHLREAMDEGKLVWVCPSASGPTDRLVLSLLFHDLYRTGLARRDTPSQERRPFHTFIDELLAIDGAVGLLASVSEQLRKFGIRLHGMTQLLQRLNGSTRQSMLQNASVISSTAASFEAATVVAREWDGAVEPSDLAALDRFEHFISLTHQGLQVGPLRIRGPRPEEIFADAARPQDVGQLRQAADANLKAAPVRDALAAVGEHTAAVADAVRAGPAQPPGEDGSTVEPELT from the coding sequence GTGAGTGACCTGCTGTTCTCCCTGATCGAGGTGTCCGCCTCGACGGCCGCCTGGATCTACCAGCACGCCCTGGCCCTCACCCTGGCAGCAGCGGTGCTCCTCGCCGGTGCGGAGACGGTCTTGGCCCGCCTGGCCCGCATCGCCATCCGTAAGCGCACCCGCTTCCGGCTGGTGCCCGCCCGGAATTTCGACCCCGAGCCCGAGGAGCTGTGGCGCTCTGCGATGCAGTGGAGCACCGCGGCATCCGCCGGCCCGTGGTGGGCGCCGCGCCGGGCCCGCACGCTGCGCACCTGCCTGCGAGCGGACGGCACCACCAAGCGGGCGCTGGACTTCTACGTGGAAGCACCGTCTGCGGCCCGGCACCTGCTGACCACCAGTGCGATGTCCGGGATCCAGGTGGAGCCCGCTCCCAAACAGGTGAGCAAGGAGCTGCCCCATGTGGTGCGTGCCGAATTCACGATAAGGGGCCCTCAGGTGGCGCGTCTTCGGGAGGTGCCGCTGGTGCCGGACCCGCTCCAGCCGCTCGTCGACGCGGTGGGGACGCTGCGCACCGAGCTGGGCGAGAGCGTCGAGCTGTGTGTGGATCTCCAGCCGGTCCCGCCCTGGCAGTTGCGGCTGCGCCGCGGGCAGCGGATCGCCGAAGCGCGCGCGTTCGCGCGGCGTCAGGCCGAGCGGGATTCGCGGCAGGCTGCTCTCGCGTCGCTGTCCGAGGACTCCTTCCGTGCCGAGTTCGCCGACTTCATGCACGGCGATGGCGGCCGGCCCCGTCGGCGTGTGGCCCTCCCCGCCAAGGCCCAGCCGGTCGACCGGGCGAAGACGTTGGGCAAGCTGGCGGAGGGTACCGGCCTGGTGCGCGTGCAGATCCTGGCGCGGTGCACGGCGGCCCACGCCGGGCGGGCCGAACAGCGGATGCGGCACATCGGGGCGGCGTTGCAGGTCTTCGCCGGAGACGTCCGGATCACCCAGCGAGGCCGCCAGGTCGGCCCCTGGCGGCTGGACGCGAACCACAGGTGGCTGCGCTCCGCCTTCGACAGCCGCTGGAGCAGCGGGCTGATGACTGCCTCGCGCTCCGCGTGGCTGCATGCGACGGAGATTGCCGGGCTGCTCAAGCCGCCGACGCGGCACTGCCGCATGCCGCTGCGTCAACGCGACCTGCCCGTCTACACCCTGGGTGTGCCGGGGCTGATGCCGCACGGCTGGTACCGGGGGCCCGACGGCCGCGAGCGGCTGATCGCCACCCGGCTGGAGGAGACCCTGGTCTCCGTGCGGTCGGGCAAGACCGCCTACGGCAAGACCACGCAGGCCCTCACGCAGATGGTGGCGCTCGCGCACGACGGGGCCGGCGCCGGGGGGTTGTTCGTGGACCCGCACGGGGACGCGATGCGGGATGTCGCCCCGTTCCTGGCGCATCCGCACATCGGCAAACGCCTGTGGTACCTGGATTTGACCGGGACCGGCACCAACCCGCGCATCGGATCCTGGAACACGCTGGGGGTCGAGCGAGGTCAGGATCCCGAGCAGGTCGCGCACGCGGTGGTGGACGCCTTCGCGGACGTGCTGGGCTGGGCGGATGCCACCCATCCCCGGGCGCTGACGCTGATGACGAAGGCCGCCGAGGCCCTGGTGCGCCTCAACACCACGCTCGTGCGGGAGGGCAAGGAGCAGGCGCAGGCCACGCTCTTCCAGGTGGAGCCGCTGCTGACCGACACGGCATGGCGGCAGAAGGTGCTGGCCGCCGCCGGCCTGGACAAGGAGGCGGTGCGCTGGTGGCGCACCATCTTTCCCACGATCCCGCCGGATGCCTACGCCACGGTGCTCAACCCGATCGAGCGCCTGGGCCGCCGCAGCACGGTCCGGGCGTTCCTGGGCCGGCCGACCTCCAGCTACCACCTGAGGGAGGCCATGGACGAGGGAAAGCTGGTATGGGTGTGCCCCTCGGCGAGCGGGCCCACCGACCGGCTCGTGCTCTCGCTCCTCTTCCACGACCTGTACCGCACCGGTCTCGCACGGCGAGACACCCCGAGCCAGGAGCGGCGGCCCTTCCACACCTTCATCGATGAACTGCTGGCCATCGACGGAGCCGTCGGGCTGCTGGCCTCGGTGAGCGAGCAGCTGCGCAAGTTCGGCATCCGGCTGCACGGTATGACGCAGCTGTTGCAGCGGCTGAACGGATCCACCCGGCAGTCGATGCTCCAGAACGCCTCGGTGATCTCGTCGACGGCTGCCTCCTTCGAGGCTGCCACTGTGGTCGCCCGGGAGTGGGACGGGGCCGTGGAGCCTTCGGACCTGGCGGCGCTGGATCGCTTCGAGCACTTCATCTCGCTCACCCACCAGGGCCTGCAGGTTGGCCCGCTGCGCATCCGCGGTCCGAGGCCGGAGGAGATTTTCGCCGATGCCGCCCGCCCCCAGGACGTGGGCCAGTTGCGGCAGGCGGCCGACGCGAATCTCAAGGCGGCGCCAGTGCGGGACGCTCTGGCCGCCGTCGGAGAGCACACCGCCGCCGTCGCGGACGCGGTGCGGGCCGGGCCCGCGCAGCCGCCCGGCGAGGACGGCAGCACGGTAGAGCCCGAACTGACCTGA
- a CDS encoding C40 family peptidase, translating to MTVLGALVFVVLPLGVMAAASRQNPDELAGQIAAVSGVPAPMLAAYQQAALQFHEQRPKVKGLDWAILAGIAKVESGHAGGRRIGGDGTLAEPILGPRLVGDGTGGNTSRHADTDGGRFDGDASVERAVGPFQFMPGTWAHSGKDGNGDGRKDPQNIHDAALSAAWYLGGDSRDLSKPGQLHAALMSYNHSEAYVQEVTGWIRRYRSLAARAGPGATVSGGAGKVIKAARKEIGTPYSWGGGSTQGPSRGVCCSPGGKSGTSITGYDCSGLTQYAYAKAGVRLPRLASDQASVGKRIPRSKGVGALRPGDLVFFAYNPSRDSTINHVGIYLGGGEMLNAPRPGAKVRTEQVRSDGFAGGARVL from the coding sequence ATGACGGTGCTGGGAGCGCTGGTGTTCGTGGTGCTTCCGCTGGGCGTCATGGCGGCGGCCTCCCGCCAGAACCCGGACGAGCTCGCGGGGCAGATCGCCGCGGTCTCGGGTGTGCCCGCGCCCATGCTGGCTGCCTACCAGCAAGCCGCCCTCCAGTTCCATGAGCAGCGGCCCAAGGTCAAAGGGCTGGACTGGGCCATTCTGGCCGGGATCGCGAAGGTGGAGTCCGGGCACGCCGGCGGTCGACGCATCGGCGGCGACGGCACCTTGGCCGAGCCGATCCTGGGGCCGCGCCTGGTGGGCGATGGCACCGGCGGCAACACCAGCCGCCACGCCGACACCGACGGTGGCCGCTTCGACGGCGACGCCAGTGTCGAACGGGCGGTCGGCCCTTTCCAGTTCATGCCGGGCACCTGGGCGCACTCGGGCAAGGACGGCAACGGTGACGGCCGTAAGGACCCCCAGAACATCCACGACGCCGCGCTGTCGGCCGCCTGGTACCTGGGGGGCGACAGCCGGGACCTGTCCAAGCCCGGCCAGCTGCACGCGGCGCTGATGTCCTACAACCATTCCGAGGCGTACGTGCAGGAAGTGACCGGCTGGATCCGCCGCTACAGGTCCCTGGCCGCGCGCGCCGGACCGGGGGCGACGGTCAGCGGCGGCGCGGGCAAGGTGATCAAGGCGGCCCGCAAGGAGATCGGCACCCCGTACTCGTGGGGCGGCGGAAGTACGCAAGGGCCCAGCCGGGGAGTGTGCTGCTCCCCCGGCGGCAAATCCGGCACGTCCATCACGGGCTACGACTGCTCGGGCCTGACCCAGTACGCGTACGCGAAGGCCGGGGTGCGGCTGCCCCGACTGGCCTCCGATCAGGCATCGGTGGGCAAGCGCATCCCCCGCTCGAAAGGGGTGGGCGCACTGCGCCCGGGCGACCTGGTCTTCTTCGCCTACAACCCGTCCCGGGACTCCACCATTAACCATGTCGGGATCTACCTGGGGGGCGGGGAGATGCTCAACGCCCCCCGCCCGGGAGCGAAAGTGCGCACCGAGCAGGTGCGGAGTGACGGCTTCGCCGGAGGTGCACGGGTCCTATGA